A single window of Candidatus Ozemobacteraceae bacterium DNA harbors:
- the clpX gene encoding ATP-dependent Clp protease ATP-binding subunit ClpX: MLSKSPQFRCSFCGKSQDQVRKLIAGPEVYICDECIGLCNDIMVEEVDDDQTHELKGIIKPREIVDVLDQYVVGQQRAKKIVAVAVYNHYKRISLARSPIRKDDVEVQKSNILFLGPTGSGKTHIAQTLAQLLNVPFCIADATTLTEAGYVGEDVESILLNLLRAADYDVQKAEKGIIYIDEIDKIARKSENLSITRDVSGEGVQQALLKMLEGKIAHVPPQGGRKHPHSEFIQINTKDILFLMGGSFEGIEKIVESRTRTTSLGFGSTPMARRDKRISHLLSQIMPEDLLKFGMIPEFIGRVPIVATFDQLGEDDLVRILTTPKNALTKQFQRLLRMEGVDLEVTPPALQAIARKAIRQNTGARGLRRIFEEMMLDLMYEIPSSSDVSKVIITERTVERKEPYQVIYKMSEERTA, translated from the coding sequence ATGCTGTCTAAGAGCCCCCAGTTCCGGTGTTCTTTCTGCGGAAAGAGCCAGGATCAGGTTCGCAAGCTGATTGCAGGCCCCGAAGTCTACATCTGCGACGAGTGCATCGGGCTGTGCAACGACATTATGGTGGAAGAGGTCGACGACGACCAAACCCATGAGTTGAAGGGCATCATCAAGCCCCGGGAAATCGTCGACGTTCTCGACCAGTATGTCGTAGGCCAGCAGCGGGCGAAGAAGATCGTCGCCGTTGCGGTCTACAACCACTACAAGCGCATCAGTCTCGCCCGGTCGCCGATCCGCAAGGACGACGTCGAGGTCCAGAAGTCGAACATCCTGTTCCTCGGCCCCACCGGCTCGGGTAAAACGCACATTGCGCAGACTCTGGCGCAGCTGTTGAACGTGCCGTTCTGCATCGCCGACGCCACGACCCTCACGGAAGCCGGCTACGTGGGCGAAGACGTCGAGAGCATTCTGCTCAACCTTCTGCGCGCCGCCGACTACGACGTGCAGAAGGCCGAGAAGGGCATCATCTACATCGACGAAATCGACAAGATCGCCCGCAAGAGCGAAAACCTGTCGATCACCCGCGACGTTTCGGGCGAAGGCGTCCAGCAGGCCCTTCTGAAGATGCTCGAAGGCAAGATCGCGCACGTGCCGCCTCAGGGCGGCCGCAAGCATCCGCACTCCGAGTTCATCCAGATCAACACGAAGGACATCCTGTTCCTGATGGGCGGCTCGTTCGAGGGCATAGAAAAGATCGTCGAGTCACGCACCCGCACCACGTCGCTCGGCTTCGGAAGCACGCCGATGGCCAGGCGCGACAAGCGCATCAGTCACCTGCTCTCGCAGATCATGCCGGAAGACCTGCTCAAGTTCGGCATGATTCCCGAGTTCATCGGCCGCGTGCCGATCGTCGCGACCTTCGACCAGCTCGGCGAGGACGATCTCGTCCGCATCCTCACCACCCCGAAGAACGCCCTGACCAAGCAGTTCCAGCGCCTCCTCCGCATGGAAGGCGTCGATCTGGAAGTCACCCCGCCCGCCCTCCAGGCGATCGCCCGCAAGGCGATCCGCCAGAACACCGGCGCGCGCGGCCTGCGGCGCATCTTCGAGGAGATGATGCTCGACCTGATGTACGAGATCCCCTCGAGCAGCGACGTCTCGAAGGTCATCATCACCGAACGGACGGTCGAGCGGAAAGAACCATATCAAGTAATATATAAAATGAGCGAAGAACGGACCGCCTGA
- a CDS encoding LysE family translocator, giving the protein MDGAGFLAFLCVSVLLTIAPGPDNLFVITQGLTRGKKAAVVTAMGMCCGNSVHTLAAALGISAVMYASAVAFAVVKYAGAAYLLYMAVATLIEKPGGAGKAAPEPMSAGAMFRRGFVMNVLNPKVAIFFLAFLPQFVQKGDPHPALSMVFLGFVFAAQAVVIFGLIGWFSGAIGGYVLENPRLSRLFSLLTAGVLGALGIRLALAER; this is encoded by the coding sequence ATGGATGGAGCGGGATTTCTCGCTTTTCTGTGCGTTTCGGTTCTACTGACGATCGCACCGGGACCGGACAACCTGTTCGTGATCACGCAGGGGCTGACCCGGGGCAAAAAAGCGGCCGTCGTGACGGCCATGGGGATGTGCTGCGGGAACAGCGTTCACACGCTTGCGGCGGCCCTCGGTATTTCGGCGGTCATGTATGCGTCGGCGGTTGCCTTTGCCGTCGTGAAATACGCGGGGGCGGCGTATCTCCTGTACATGGCGGTCGCGACGCTGATCGAGAAACCGGGAGGCGCCGGGAAGGCCGCTCCCGAGCCGATGAGCGCGGGCGCCATGTTCCGGCGAGGCTTCGTCATGAATGTGCTGAATCCGAAAGTGGCGATCTTCTTCCTCGCGTTTCTGCCACAGTTCGTTCAAAAAGGCGATCCGCACCCTGCACTCTCGATGGTCTTCCTGGGGTTCGTCTTCGCCGCGCAGGCCGTCGTCATTTTCGGCCTGATCGGCTGGTTCTCGGGGGCGATCGGCGGATACGTGCTCGAAAACCCGAGGTTGTCGCGCCTTTTTTCCCTGCTGACGGCCGGAGTTCTCGGCGCTTTGGGCATCCGGCTGGCGCTGGCAGAGCGGTGA
- a CDS encoding metallopeptidase family protein yields MEYDLFQRLVRNEVDKMPPRFLRGLCGVFVERKAFRESGSLTGLYVLGHYYPQYHLAGGPAVVIYYGSFRRVFRGADDRKIIREIAKTVSHELLHHWEFQSGIDDLGDEDRAWLEKWRRSAGRTSPNSFGRDWREALLFLILLMTGITITAWLVSP; encoded by the coding sequence ATGGAGTACGACCTGTTCCAGCGGCTTGTGCGGAACGAGGTCGACAAGATGCCGCCGCGATTTCTGCGCGGATTGTGCGGCGTTTTCGTTGAGCGGAAGGCGTTTCGGGAATCGGGGAGCCTGACCGGGCTGTATGTGCTGGGGCATTACTATCCGCAGTATCACTTGGCCGGCGGGCCGGCGGTCGTCATCTACTACGGCTCGTTCCGCCGGGTGTTCCGGGGCGCCGACGACCGGAAGATCATCCGCGAGATAGCGAAAACCGTTTCCCACGAACTGCTTCACCACTGGGAATTCCAGTCCGGCATCGACGACCTCGGCGACGAGGACCGAGCGTGGCTCGAAAAATGGCGCCGCTCGGCCGGCCGCACCTCGCCGAACTCGTTCGGCCGCGACTGGCGCGAGGCCCTGCTGTTCCTGATTCTTCTGATGACCGGCATCACCATCACCGCCTGGCTCGTCAGTCCGTGA
- the tig gene encoding trigger factor, translated as MSTQLKTQVQEIGPNKVALTVEVGTEQVSAAYNHFFQRAAHSVKIPGFRPGKAPRPVLAKFIGPDAIREQVEEELVKQVYPDAIRQTKLHPVSDFSIEESNLKEGQPFTFKATFDVRPKLGEIGYRGHTVTVKRLEVDEELVGKVLEQRREQFSKTVPVEDGELQFGDYFMGKIVVSCDGTEDAEMSEEKGYHKFTEDNHMYLPMKGMKKGETRTFTYDVNTDAEKDSKYYGKTLDVTVTLERISRPTLPALNDEFAKEVGEFQTLDELKAKIRKDLEEHAVKDGEERAVDAILKEVVAKTHVDLPNAMVERTIDYFVSNIDRRWRQFNSSLAEFLKRSNKDYKAFREEFREKAEFETKVMLIVDEIGEREKIEVSDAEFRAEVEKRASDYGMTVDKLMEHLSKGDGEENLRHAIRDRQIREFLLKNNAVHYDMVKEAEFNKGDNAQ; from the coding sequence ATGTCCACGCAGCTCAAGACACAGGTTCAGGAAATCGGCCCCAACAAGGTCGCGTTGACCGTCGAGGTGGGCACAGAGCAGGTTTCGGCCGCCTACAACCATTTTTTCCAGCGCGCCGCCCACAGCGTGAAGATCCCCGGCTTCCGCCCCGGCAAGGCCCCGCGTCCGGTCCTGGCGAAGTTCATCGGCCCCGACGCGATCCGCGAGCAGGTCGAGGAAGAGCTCGTCAAACAGGTTTATCCTGACGCCATCCGCCAGACCAAGCTGCATCCGGTCAGCGATTTCTCCATCGAAGAGTCCAACCTGAAGGAAGGCCAGCCGTTTACCTTCAAGGCGACGTTCGACGTCCGCCCGAAGCTCGGCGAGATCGGCTATCGCGGCCATACCGTCACGGTGAAGCGCCTCGAGGTCGATGAAGAACTGGTCGGCAAAGTGCTCGAACAGCGCCGCGAGCAGTTCAGCAAGACCGTCCCGGTCGAAGACGGCGAACTCCAGTTCGGCGACTACTTCATGGGCAAGATCGTCGTCTCCTGCGACGGCACCGAAGATGCCGAGATGTCCGAAGAGAAGGGATACCACAAGTTCACCGAAGACAATCACATGTACCTTCCGATGAAGGGCATGAAGAAAGGCGAAACCCGCACCTTCACTTACGACGTCAACACCGACGCCGAAAAGGATTCCAAGTATTACGGAAAGACCCTCGACGTCACCGTGACGCTCGAGCGCATCTCCCGCCCGACTCTCCCCGCCCTGAACGACGAATTCGCGAAGGAAGTCGGCGAGTTCCAGACCCTCGACGAACTGAAGGCCAAGATCCGCAAGGACCTCGAAGAGCACGCGGTGAAGGACGGCGAAGAGCGCGCGGTCGATGCGATCCTGAAAGAGGTCGTCGCCAAGACCCATGTCGACCTGCCGAACGCCATGGTCGAGCGCACGATCGACTACTTCGTGTCGAACATCGACCGCCGCTGGCGCCAGTTCAACAGCAGCCTGGCCGAGTTTTTGAAGCGCTCGAACAAGGATTACAAGGCGTTCCGCGAAGAGTTCCGCGAGAAAGCCGAGTTCGAGACGAAGGTCATGCTGATCGTCGACGAGATCGGCGAGCGCGAGAAGATCGAAGTGTCGGATGCCGAGTTCCGGGCCGAAGTCGAAAAGCGGGCTTCCGATTACGGCATGACCGTGGACAAGCTGATGGAGCACCTTTCCAAGGGTGACGGCGAGGAAAATCTCCGCCACGCGATCCGCGACCGGCAGATTCGCGAGTTTTTGCTAAAGAACAACGCGGTTCATTACGATATGGTGAAAGAAGCCGAATTCAACAAGGGGGATAACGCACAGTGA
- a CDS encoding lipase family protein: MTHVAIRHIRTSLYAIALIVMLASPAFAATGENAFSTAFQPAAEGHNPVNAYLLMLACYYNYENRINTANFEEFKKKYTELFKPWGMTEFDYLNVRRRSADTQVVVMSNAAVVIVVFRGSEASSGASFKPVKFVYDWLLTDFNFFKHTVKEWGSDVKVHRGFYNAVDVVYPELKKLCEKHLAGGAKRLWITGHSLGAGLVPIAAFRLAKDGIPVHGLTSFAGPRVGNEEFADAFAAMFPKFQRWVNDSDIVTMVPFAWMKYRHVSKPNNLYADGTAAIGDKPFKGRAKVSAHMPGVYLQRLYGQVPPELRDTVPAPPAFESGKGPEDPELEREFSKKRISIIDFGKPDIED, translated from the coding sequence ATGACTCATGTTGCCATTCGTCACATCCGAACATCGCTGTATGCCATCGCCCTGATCGTGATGCTTGCCTCCCCGGCGTTCGCCGCCACTGGAGAGAATGCCTTCTCGACGGCTTTTCAGCCGGCGGCCGAGGGGCACAATCCCGTGAATGCCTACCTGTTGATGCTCGCGTGTTATTACAACTATGAGAACCGCATCAATACGGCCAATTTCGAAGAATTCAAAAAGAAATACACCGAACTCTTCAAGCCCTGGGGCATGACCGAGTTCGATTACCTGAACGTCCGCCGCCGGAGCGCCGACACGCAGGTCGTCGTCATGTCGAACGCGGCGGTCGTGATCGTCGTCTTCCGTGGCTCGGAAGCCAGCTCCGGTGCATCGTTCAAGCCCGTGAAGTTCGTCTACGACTGGCTGCTGACCGACTTCAACTTTTTCAAGCACACGGTCAAAGAGTGGGGCAGTGACGTGAAAGTGCATCGCGGCTTTTACAACGCCGTCGATGTCGTGTATCCCGAACTGAAGAAGTTGTGTGAAAAGCATCTCGCGGGCGGCGCCAAGCGCCTCTGGATCACGGGCCACAGCCTCGGAGCCGGCCTCGTGCCGATCGCCGCGTTCCGGCTCGCGAAGGACGGCATTCCGGTTCATGGTCTGACCAGCTTCGCCGGACCGCGCGTCGGAAACGAGGAGTTCGCGGACGCTTTCGCGGCCATGTTCCCGAAGTTTCAGCGGTGGGTGAACGACAGCGACATCGTGACGATGGTGCCGTTTGCCTGGATGAAATACCGCCACGTCTCGAAGCCGAACAACCTGTATGCCGACGGAACCGCCGCCATCGGCGACAAACCCTTCAAGGGCCGCGCGAAGGTCTCCGCCCACATGCCCGGCGTCTACCTGCAGAGGCTGTATGGCCAGGTCCCGCCGGAACTGCGCGATACCGTGCCGGCTCCGCCCGCCTTCGAAAGCGGCAAGGGCCCAGAAGACCCCGAACTCGAGCGCGAATTCTCGAAGAAACGCATCTCCATCATCGACTTCGGAAAGCCCGACATCGAAGACTGA
- a CDS encoding response regulator — MWYRRGMAHILVIEDETNIARAVKDRLARDGHAVDTVLSGPAAFEYLRGARPDLIILDVLMPDMDGFEVVKRLKADETTRSVPVMLLTVLTEDERLKQQGLDAVLTKPYSGADLSRTVREILERAAGGNHGTEQDPRC, encoded by the coding sequence GTGTGGTATCGTAGGGGCATGGCGCATATCCTCGTGATCGAAGATGAAACGAATATCGCGCGGGCGGTGAAGGACCGCCTCGCGCGTGACGGCCACGCGGTCGACACCGTTCTCTCGGGGCCCGCGGCGTTCGAGTATCTGCGCGGCGCGCGGCCCGATCTGATCATTCTCGATGTGCTGATGCCCGACATGGACGGCTTCGAGGTCGTGAAGCGCCTGAAGGCAGATGAGACCACGCGAAGCGTGCCGGTGATGCTTCTGACGGTCCTGACGGAAGACGAGCGGCTGAAACAGCAGGGCCTCGATGCCGTGCTGACCAAGCCATACAGCGGCGCAGACCTGAGCCGCACCGTGCGCGAGATTCTCGAACGCGCGGCAGGAGGGAACCATGGAACGGAACAAGATCCTCGTTGCTGA
- a CDS encoding TVP38/TMEM64 family protein, with translation MKQSESQAGTLGRAYAKYVTASAIVVLALLLFLGLPTRETLERAQNLFAGSGSVGVLYYTALYIVGSVLLQPCFPLTLGAGFLYGFPAGFAIALLASTLGAAAAFLTARYLARGWLARRAETDERFRAVDLAVTRDGWRVVLLLRLASVLPYNLVNYTIGMSGIGLGPFILATWIGRIPITAVHAYLGSISPRLTTLGETAQALSPAEIAVYALGWLATLASMVYIGRIARAALAARA, from the coding sequence GTGAAGCAGTCCGAGTCACAAGCCGGAACCCTGGGCAGGGCGTATGCGAAATACGTCACGGCCTCGGCTATCGTCGTGCTCGCCCTGCTATTATTCCTCGGATTGCCGACCAGGGAAACGCTCGAACGTGCCCAGAATCTCTTCGCCGGCTCCGGCAGCGTCGGAGTCTTGTATTACACGGCGTTGTACATCGTCGGAAGCGTTCTTCTCCAGCCCTGTTTTCCCCTGACGCTGGGCGCTGGCTTCCTGTATGGGTTCCCGGCGGGGTTCGCCATCGCCCTTCTCGCTTCGACGCTCGGCGCGGCCGCTGCGTTCCTGACGGCCCGGTATCTTGCCCGCGGCTGGCTGGCTCGGCGAGCGGAAACGGACGAGCGGTTCCGGGCGGTCGACCTCGCCGTGACGCGCGACGGCTGGCGGGTGGTTCTTCTCCTTCGCCTCGCTTCGGTTCTCCCGTACAACCTCGTGAACTACACGATCGGCATGAGCGGCATCGGCCTGGGCCCGTTCATCCTGGCGACATGGATCGGCCGGATCCCGATCACGGCCGTTCACGCGTATCTCGGCTCGATCTCTCCGCGCCTCACCACCCTCGGGGAAACCGCGCAGGCCCTTTCCCCGGCCGAAATCGCCGTCTACGCGCTCGGATGGCTGGCAACACTCGCCTCGATGGTGTACATCGGCCGCATCGCCCGTGCCGCCCTCGCCGCCAGAGCCTGA
- a CDS encoding ATP-binding protein, translating into MESSSGKRDFRPHSRWGVAGFAAFAYGMFRLLSTLDEPGAFHGINWIGVGIALIVTERLLEHLHTHEWQERLPMRQKLGWLFYLTGGIGMVLSWCTTPLPLVFLGWLCSGIEPPKIIWKMIAAKFTDINPDRWVDWFGNLLIIIGTLFILVAAAGPFIGLIVNIHAGYTDGRGTISVGAGSGLPGSAALSIVPLVIGACLIILGIGIRRRAIWAGALGLGFTFFMFIQACNSALVASGGHITHLPRAIAEQGVSLILSWFLFFGFYSIFYPLVSERFKGLAGALEGKLKAADEALQETRGRLEKAAHDAARATRDLEDERIKLRALFENINEGIILFDEQDTILYLNPAYCSHYEIDRDEWLGKKWPAIFERPSFSSVNDGGSIDSGDSASGSRPRRGEVTITDSRGEVKRRIAFYAKRITNAQGEVIACMGLTRDITLEREIDRMKTEFVSNVSHELRTPLTSIRAYTEMLLDDETDDPQTRRDYLQIVLDEAVRLTNLINDILDLSKMEAGRKTYKFTTVSLHGLVKKAATVLSADIQKKNHTLDVRLPDADREAVCDSDLVHQSVLNLLSNAVKYTPAGGKISFELSYDSTSYTLSVSDNGPGISREDQKQLFSKFFRVESTLNRDVGGTGLGLALVRQIAHVHQGEASVESEPGKGSTFRLTLPFNPPPPAQPAATAAKKPV; encoded by the coding sequence ATGGAATCGAGCTCCGGGAAACGTGATTTTCGACCGCACAGCCGGTGGGGCGTGGCGGGCTTTGCCGCTTTCGCCTATGGCATGTTCAGGCTTTTGTCGACGCTCGATGAGCCGGGGGCATTTCACGGCATCAACTGGATCGGCGTCGGCATCGCCCTGATCGTCACCGAGCGGCTTCTCGAGCATCTCCATACCCATGAATGGCAGGAGCGCCTGCCAATGCGCCAGAAGCTCGGCTGGCTGTTCTACCTGACAGGCGGCATCGGCATGGTCCTGAGCTGGTGCACGACCCCACTGCCACTGGTTTTCCTGGGGTGGCTCTGCTCGGGTATCGAGCCGCCGAAGATCATCTGGAAGATGATCGCCGCGAAATTCACCGACATCAATCCCGACCGGTGGGTCGACTGGTTCGGCAATCTCCTGATCATCATCGGAACGCTGTTCATCCTCGTCGCCGCGGCCGGGCCCTTCATCGGCCTCATCGTGAACATCCATGCAGGCTATACGGACGGCCGGGGAACGATCTCCGTCGGGGCAGGGAGCGGGCTGCCGGGGTCCGCCGCGCTGAGCATCGTTCCCCTGGTGATCGGCGCCTGTCTCATCATCCTCGGCATCGGCATCCGGCGCAGGGCGATCTGGGCGGGCGCCCTCGGACTGGGTTTCACGTTTTTCATGTTCATACAGGCCTGCAACTCCGCCCTCGTCGCATCGGGCGGCCACATCACCCATCTTCCCCGCGCCATCGCCGAGCAGGGCGTTTCCCTCATCCTGTCCTGGTTCCTCTTTTTCGGATTTTATAGTATATTTTATCCTTTGGTTTCTGAACGTTTCAAAGGTCTCGCCGGAGCGCTCGAAGGCAAGCTGAAAGCCGCTGACGAAGCCCTGCAGGAAACGAGGGGCCGGCTCGAAAAGGCGGCGCACGACGCGGCGCGGGCCACGCGCGACCTCGAGGACGAACGGATCAAGCTTCGTGCGCTGTTCGAAAACATCAACGAGGGCATCATCCTGTTCGACGAACAGGACACGATCCTGTATCTGAACCCAGCCTACTGCTCTCATTACGAGATCGACCGCGACGAGTGGCTCGGGAAGAAGTGGCCCGCCATTTTCGAACGGCCCAGCTTTTCCTCCGTGAACGATGGCGGCAGCATTGATTCCGGCGATTCGGCGAGCGGCAGTCGCCCGCGGAGGGGCGAGGTGACGATCACCGACTCCCGGGGCGAGGTGAAGCGGCGGATCGCGTTTTACGCGAAGCGCATCACGAACGCACAGGGCGAAGTGATCGCCTGCATGGGCCTAACGCGCGACATTACCCTGGAGCGGGAAATCGACCGCATGAAGACCGAGTTCGTCAGCAACGTCAGCCACGAACTGCGCACTCCGCTGACATCGATCCGGGCCTACACCGAGATGCTGCTCGACGACGAGACCGACGACCCGCAGACCCGGAGGGACTACTTGCAGATCGTCCTCGACGAGGCCGTCCGGCTGACCAACCTGATCAACGATATCCTCGACCTCTCGAAGATGGAGGCAGGCCGCAAGACCTACAAGTTCACGACCGTCAGCCTGCACGGCCTGGTGAAAAAAGCCGCCACCGTTCTATCTGCCGATATACAGAAGAAGAATCACACGCTCGACGTCCGGCTTCCCGATGCCGACCGGGAGGCCGTCTGCGATTCGGACCTCGTCCACCAGAGCGTGCTGAACCTCCTCAGCAACGCCGTGAAATACACCCCGGCCGGCGGAAAGATTTCCTTCGAACTCTCATACGATAGCACAAGCTACACATTATCCGTCTCGGACAACGGTCCCGGCATTTCCCGGGAGGACCAGAAGCAGTTGTTCAGCAAGTTTTTCCGGGTCGAGAGCACCCTCAACCGCGACGTGGGCGGCACCGGCCTGGGATTGGCCCTCGTCAGACAGATCGCCCACGTTCACCAGGGCGAAGCCTCCGTCGAGTCGGAACCGGGGAAGGGCTCGACCTTCCGCCTCACTCTCCCGTTCAACCCGCCGCCGCCGGCCCAGCCCGCCGCGACCGCCGCGAAAAAGCCCGTGTAG
- a CDS encoding cold-shock protein, which yields MERGTVKWFNNDKGYGFIQRENGEKDAFVHHRSIQGSGYKSLNEGQQVEFEVEAGPKGPQAINVRKLS from the coding sequence ATGGAGCGCGGTACTGTTAAGTGGTTCAACAACGATAAGGGTTACGGTTTCATTCAGCGCGAGAACGGCGAAAAGGATGCTTTCGTGCATCATCGCTCGATCCAGGGCTCCGGCTACAAATCCCTCAACGAAGGCCAGCAGGTCGAGTTCGAGGTCGAAGCCGGCCCCAAGGGTCCCCAGGCGATCAACGTTCGCAAGCTGTCCTGA
- a CDS encoding HD domain-containing protein, which yields MTVSLSQRLVDADRVRAVLRHIEQSGGTWALFDKAAVRRAGMPPDMHIRLPDDVELEVWLPADWQMAVPCLKTALEQLVAAEYENADLARELSQMYEELTLLYRLSESFTGTLNLDELQKRAVAEIAATLEVRRASILMLSEDGESLILTAGLGVAKGDIGFRRFGRGRGLAWKVIASGRPLIVNEPAKHPDYEPGLIPDESLLLVPLPAKTGWLGVIAVSSRLDGGEFSSKDEKLLTTIAQQMGAVWENAKLYRETRELFLNTVEALAAAIDAKDPYTHGHSRRVTDFSVATAARLGISEENLETIRISALLHDIGKLGVSEAVLRKPDRLTNDEYAEIKKHPVIGAEIMQHIRKLSKFIPGMIDHHERFDGSGYPDGRKGDSISLAGRIIAVADTFDAITSSRPYHPDRRGRPAETAVAEIKRCSGTHYDPAVVEGFLAAWRAGEIRPEASAVAAPPVA from the coding sequence ATGACCGTTTCCCTGTCGCAGAGACTGGTGGATGCCGATCGTGTGCGCGCCGTGCTTCGTCACATCGAGCAGAGCGGCGGCACCTGGGCGTTGTTCGACAAGGCGGCCGTTCGTCGTGCCGGCATGCCGCCCGACATGCACATTCGGCTTCCCGACGACGTGGAGCTCGAGGTCTGGCTTCCGGCGGACTGGCAGATGGCCGTTCCCTGCCTGAAAACGGCGCTGGAACAGCTCGTCGCCGCGGAATACGAGAACGCCGATCTCGCCCGGGAACTGTCGCAGATGTACGAAGAGCTGACCCTGCTCTACAGGCTGAGCGAGTCGTTCACGGGAACCCTGAACCTCGACGAACTGCAGAAGCGCGCCGTGGCCGAAATCGCGGCGACGCTCGAGGTGAGGCGGGCGTCGATTCTCATGCTGAGCGAGGACGGCGAAAGCCTCATACTCACTGCGGGGCTCGGGGTCGCGAAGGGCGATATCGGCTTCCGCCGGTTCGGCCGCGGGCGCGGCCTCGCCTGGAAGGTGATCGCGTCGGGCCGGCCGCTGATCGTGAACGAGCCTGCAAAACACCCCGATTACGAGCCCGGCCTGATTCCCGACGAGAGCCTGCTGCTGGTGCCCCTGCCGGCGAAGACCGGCTGGCTGGGCGTCATCGCGGTGTCGAGCAGGCTCGACGGCGGCGAGTTCAGCTCGAAAGACGAAAAACTTCTCACCACGATCGCCCAGCAGATGGGCGCCGTCTGGGAAAACGCGAAGCTGTACCGCGAAACCCGCGAGTTGTTCCTCAACACGGTCGAGGCCCTGGCCGCCGCGATCGACGCCAAGGACCCCTACACGCACGGCCATTCGCGGCGCGTCACCGATTTCTCGGTCGCGACCGCCGCCCGGCTCGGCATTTCCGAAGAGAATCTCGAAACGATCAGGATCTCGGCGCTTCTGCACGACATCGGCAAACTGGGCGTTTCCGAGGCTGTTCTGCGCAAGCCCGACCGGCTCACGAACGACGAATACGCCGAGATCAAGAAGCACCCGGTCATCGGCGCCGAGATCATGCAGCATATCCGGAAGCTGTCGAAATTCATTCCGGGCATGATCGACCACCACGAACGGTTCGACGGAAGCGGCTACCCCGACGGCCGGAAGGGCGATTCCATCTCGCTCGCCGGCCGCATCATCGCCGTCGCCGACACGTTCGACGCGATCACCTCCAGCCGCCCCTACCACCCCGACCGCCGCGGCCGGCCCGCCGAGACAGCCGTCGCCGAGATCAAACGCTGTTCCGGAACGCATTACGACCCCGCCGTTGTCGAAGGCTTTTTGGCCGCCTGGCGAGCCGGCGAGATCCGCCCCGAAGCCTCCGCCGTCGCCGCCCCGCCTGTCGCCTGA
- a CDS encoding response regulator yields MERNKILVADDEPHILRVVKDKLANAGFSVVTASNGEEALESARREKPALVLLDVMMPKMNGFDVCRALRAEAEFKSVPILLLTARGQEIDRHMGLDAGASEYITKPFSPRELLATVQAQLEAAKTV; encoded by the coding sequence ATGGAACGGAACAAGATCCTCGTTGCTGACGACGAGCCGCATATCCTGCGGGTCGTCAAGGACAAGCTCGCGAACGCCGGTTTCTCGGTCGTGACGGCGTCGAACGGGGAAGAAGCGCTGGAATCGGCCCGCCGCGAGAAGCCCGCGCTCGTCCTGCTCGACGTGATGATGCCGAAGATGAACGGCTTCGACGTCTGCCGGGCGCTGCGCGCCGAAGCGGAGTTCAAAAGCGTTCCGATCCTGCTGCTGACGGCGCGCGGGCAGGAGATCGACCGGCACATGGGCCTCGATGCCGGCGCATCCGAATACATCACCAAGCCGTTCAGCCCGCGGGAGCTTCTGGCGACGGTCCAGGCCCAGCTCGAAGCCGCGAAGACTGTCTGA
- the clpP gene encoding ATP-dependent Clp endopeptidase proteolytic subunit ClpP: MTLVPIVIEQSSRGERAYDIYSRLLKDRIIFIGGEIEDHMANLIIAELLFLESEDPEKDISVYINSPGGVVTAGLAIYDTMQYIKPDVSTICIGQAASMGAVLLAAGTAGKRYALPNSRIMIHQPLGGAQGQASDIEIQAGEILRIKEKLNDMLAHHSGQPLKRVKKDTDRDFFMSAMEAKEYGIIDEVVQRKPVTAKSAGE, from the coding sequence GTGACGCTGGTACCGATCGTCATTGAGCAGAGCAGTCGTGGCGAACGCGCGTACGACATCTACTCTCGTCTTCTCAAGGACCGCATCATCTTCATCGGCGGCGAGATCGAGGACCACATGGCCAACCTCATCATCGCAGAACTTCTCTTCCTCGAGTCCGAGGACCCGGAGAAAGACATATCGGTGTATATCAACAGCCCCGGCGGCGTCGTGACCGCGGGTCTAGCGATTTACGACACGATGCAGTACATCAAGCCCGACGTCAGCACGATCTGCATCGGCCAGGCGGCCAGCATGGGTGCGGTTCTGCTCGCGGCCGGCACCGCCGGAAAGCGGTACGCGCTACCCAACTCGCGCATCATGATCCACCAGCCCCTCGGCGGTGCGCAGGGCCAGGCCAGCGACATCGAGATTCAGGCCGGCGAGATTCTTCGCATCAAGGAAAAGCTCAACGACATGCTGGCGCATCATTCGGGCCAGCCTCTCAAGCGCGTGAAGAAGGACACCGACCGCGACTTCTTCATGTCGGCCATGGAAGCCAAGGAATACGGCATCATCGACGAAGTCGTTCAACGCAAGCCAGTAACCGCCAAATCGGCCGGAGAGTAA